The Pontiella desulfatans sequence TGTTCAGCAGGGTGTTGGCCAAGATGCTCAAGGCGCAGAGTTCCGAAATCGCCGACGGCGTCTATGGTTTTTTCCTCGGCCTCGTGCGCGGCCTGCTCACGGCACTGGTCGTCCTGATCCTGCTGGTGATGGTCGATACCACCGGAAGGGTTTCCGGACGGATTGGTGTAAAGTCGTTCATTGGCCAGTTTGTTTGCCAAACCCTGGTGCCCCGGATCCAGCCCCGCCTGGCACCCGTCCTTGAAGAAAACATCCAACTGATCAAAAAGAAGCTCCTGGAACAGGAAGAGGCCGGGCAACTGGAAGAGGAACAACAACATAATGTCCGCTAAAAGAAACAGCCGGCTCGTCGCCGCCGAAATCATCTGCCAATGGATGGAGGACCAAAGCTTCCCCGACCGGAAGCTGGCCACCCTTCAACACGACCACGCCTTCGTTCTCGAGGTCGTCAATGGCGTCGTCCGGAACCAAAACATCCTGCGCTGGATCGAGCGGAAGTGGGTCGACCGCCCGCCCCGCCTATTCTTCAAGGCCGTCCTGCAGGTCGGGCTATACCAGCTCCTCTTCATGGACAATGTCGAGCAATACGCCGCCATCTCGGAAACCGTCAACGCCGCCAAGGACCATCCCGGCGGAACCGGCGCCTCGAAAATGATCAACGCCGTCCTGCGCCGCGCCCAGCGCGAAAAGGAACAGGTGCTGGCCGAACTCGAAAAGCAGCCTGCCCACATCCGCCTCTCCCACCCCGAATTCCTGATGGAGCGGTGGACGCAGCAATACGGCGAGGCCGATACCCTCGAGCTGGCCAAATGGAACAACGAGCCCCCGGCCACCATCCTGCGC is a genomic window containing:
- a CDS encoding CvpA family protein, with protein sequence MPEWLSLIDVAFVAVAVFFAWSGFQKGFAAQVAHILSFLIMGGFLFFAYPTIFSYYRRLFRSVEETYLMWLILAGMAVLAIFAFVVFSRVLAKMLKAQSSEIADGVYGFFLGLVRGLLTALVVLILLVMVDTTGRVSGRIGVKSFIGQFVCQTLVPRIQPRLAPVLEENIQLIKKKLLEQEEAGQLEEEQQHNVR